Below is a genomic region from bacterium.
CCCTCTCCCTAAAGGGAGAGGGGGTTTAAGGTAGCCCTCACCCCGGCCCTACCCCACAGGGAGAGGGGATATTCGGCAGCCCTCACCCCGCCCCGTGTTCCGCAAATTGCGATGACGTAGGGGCGGGTCTTTTCTCCCACCCGCGGACCACGGTCCGTTTTTCATTTGATTTCACTACGCAAAATAGCTTAAGATAAAAAAGGTAATTTATACCGCAGGGATGGAGGACCGATGCGCAAACTGGTTTACGCGTTTCTAGCGACGCTCCTCTCGGCCGCGGGAGCCCAGGCCGAACGCCTCCTGGTCGCGGAGCCGACCGTTCCGCAGTCGGTAGAGGTTCGGTACGTAGAGGGCGAGGTAATCGTCTGGTTCACGCGGGTGATGGACGACGCGGAGGTCCTGGCCGCCGCCCGGGAGGTCGGGCCGACGATCGGTCTCAAGGAACGCAGCGAGGTTACCCCGGAGCGGGTCCTCCTGTCGGTCCCCACCGGCCGGGAGGAGGAGTACGCCCGGCGCTTCGAGCTCCTGCCGGGAGTGCTGGCCGCGGCGCCCAACTTCATCTACCGCCTGGAGTGGATCCCCGACGACTACTACTACCCCTACCAGTGGAACTTTAACAAGGTCAATTTCATCTACCTGGAAGAGGGCTGGGACATCAACCGGGGCGGCGACTCCTCGGTCGTCATCGCCGTTCTCGATACCGGCGTGGCCTACGAGGAATACACCGTGCCGAGCTACGAGCAGGACGAGGTCATCGGCGGCACCTACCATCAGGCACCCGAGCTCTCCGACGTCACTTTCGTCAGTCCCTACGACTTCATCCACAACGACAGCCACCCCAACGACCAGCACGGCCACGGTACCCACGTCACCGGGACGCTGGCCCAGAACACCGACAACGGCACCGGGACGGCGGGCATGGCCTTCAACTGCCGGGTGATGCCGGTGCAGGTCCTGAACTGGCAGGGTTCCAGCCAGGGCTGGTCGGTGGCCGACGGGATAGACTGGGCGCGGACCCATTCGGCCGACGTGATCAACATGAGCCTGGGCGGCTACGGCTACGACTCGGTCTTGCACCAGGCGTGCATAGACGCCTACAACGCCGGAATCGTGCTGGCGGCCGCAGCGGGGAACGAAGACACGGACGACCCCCACTACCCCTCGGGCTTCGACGAGGTCATCTGCGTCGGGGCGGTGCGCTACGACTCCACCCGGGCCTATTACTCCAACTACGGCGAAGAC
It encodes:
- a CDS encoding S8 family serine peptidase, which produces MRKLVYAFLATLLSAAGAQAERLLVAEPTVPQSVEVRYVEGEVIVWFTRVMDDAEVLAAAREVGPTIGLKERSEVTPERVLLSVPTGREEEYARRFELLPGVLAAAPNFIYRLEWIPDDYYYPYQWNFNKVNFIYLEEGWDINRGGDSSVVIAVLDTGVAYEEYTVPSYEQDEVIGGTYHQAPELSDVTFVSPYDFIHNDSHPNDQHGHGTHVTGTLAQNTDNGTGTAGMAFNCRVMPVQVLNWQGSSQGWSVADGIDWARTHSADVINMSLGGYGYDSVLHQACIDAYNAGIVLAAAAGNEDTDDPHYPSGFDEVICVGAVRYDSTRAYYSNYGEDQEMMAPGGDLRVDQDGDGQWDGILQQTYGDLDPPVDLDVPFNYWFFEGTSMACPHVAAAVGLMISEGITGPANIRATLHATATDLGPTGWDEQYGYGLINVEQALGGSVMLMATDPVDGKANVGLNANVVLTFNTAMDTDPSELTFTCSPNPGGWTRAWSSG